In Candidatus Saganbacteria bacterium, a single window of DNA contains:
- the tig gene encoding trigger factor, giving the protein MKILKQDKTGSNVKLEVEADYDEFKKAYEKLFGEAGREIKIPGFRPGKAPRNILEQNINAEYVKDRALEHVIKTNLSDIIKESGLEVIEIQNWLPVSLDGKCVFSLDVVVQPDVELGKYKGVQTERTSVKVEEKDIEAHINSIIEEGAQVKEVTDRPVKHGDIAELDIEGSTDGSVRDALSQKALPILTGDDRIAPGFDINIEGMSVGDEKEFSIPLPQDYYIKEFAGEKASFKVSLKKIAGRDLPEFNDEYVKKISSFNTADEYRSDVRKRMEEAVKKDSEDKAKDDLLKKVLEDSKVDVPDAAVRRETDTMIEEMNSNLQSKGLTLDYYLNARKLTKEGFTEELKPKATERAKAKLVLRAIAKNEGISVTEEECENEIKEISKQMGRPEEDNRNEMMKEYIRDYLLRTKALDFIFENAKIKG; this is encoded by the coding sequence TTGAAGATATTAAAGCAGGATAAGACAGGAAGCAATGTCAAGCTTGAAGTCGAGGCCGATTATGACGAGTTTAAAAAGGCTTACGAAAAGTTGTTCGGTGAAGCTGGCCGCGAGATAAAGATCCCGGGTTTCCGTCCGGGTAAAGCCCCCCGCAATATACTTGAACAGAATATAAATGCCGAATATGTAAAAGACCGGGCGCTTGAACATGTGATAAAGACGAACCTTTCCGATATCATCAAAGAGTCCGGCCTTGAGGTCATCGAGATACAGAACTGGCTGCCGGTATCGCTTGACGGCAAGTGCGTCTTTTCCCTTGATGTGGTCGTCCAGCCTGATGTTGAGCTCGGAAAATACAAAGGCGTCCAGACGGAACGGACATCCGTGAAGGTCGAGGAGAAAGATATTGAAGCGCATATAAACTCGATCATCGAGGAAGGCGCCCAGGTCAAAGAAGTCACCGACAGGCCGGTAAAACACGGCGACATTGCCGAGCTTGATATCGAAGGCAGTACGGACGGTTCGGTGAGGGATGCCCTGAGCCAAAAGGCGCTGCCCATACTGACAGGAGATGACCGTATCGCTCCTGGGTTCGACATAAATATAGAAGGGATGTCGGTCGGGGACGAAAAAGAGTTCTCCATTCCTCTTCCGCAGGACTACTACATAAAGGAGTTCGCCGGGGAAAAAGCATCCTTTAAAGTATCTTTAAAAAAAATAGCGGGCCGGGACCTTCCCGAATTCAATGACGAATATGTAAAAAAGATAAGTTCATTTAATACCGCGGATGAATACCGCAGTGATGTCAGGAAAAGGATGGAGGAAGCGGTAAAAAAGGACTCCGAAGACAAAGCCAAGGATGATCTGCTGAAAAAAGTACTTGAGGATTCCAAGGTGGACGTGCCGGATGCCGCCGTGAGGAGGGAGACGGACACGATGATCGAGGAGATGAACTCAAACCTTCAGAGCAAGGGATTGACCCTGGATTATTATCTTAACGCCAGAAAATTGACAAAAGAAGGATTTACAGAAGAATTAAAGCCCAAGGCGACCGAAAGGGCCAAGGCAAAACTGGTGCTCCGCGCCATCGCCAAAAATGAAGGCATTTCCGTGACGGAAGAAGAATGTGAAAATGAAATAAAGGAGATCTCAAAACAGATGGGCAGGCCGGAAGAGGACAACAGGAACGAGATGATGAAAGAATATATCAGGGATTATCTTTTAAGAACGAAAGCGCTGGACTTTATTTTTGAAAACGCTAAAATAAAAGGATAG
- the clpP gene encoding ATP-dependent Clp endopeptidase proteolytic subunit ClpP, which produces MPVLPMVIEQTSKGERAYDIYSRLLKERIIFIGGGIDDDVANMIIAQIFFLQSEDKEKETYMYINSPGGVVTAGLAIYDTMQYVDMPISTVCLGQAASMGALLLAAGNRGKRFALPNSRMLIHQPLGGAQGQATDIEIQAQEILKMKSLVNEILAKHTGQSLEKISKDTDRDFYMSPVEALKYGLIDKILEPNKLKKFGETVKGKK; this is translated from the coding sequence ATGCCGGTATTACCGATGGTAATCGAGCAGACATCAAAAGGCGAAAGGGCTTATGATATCTATTCCAGGCTTTTGAAGGAAAGGATAATCTTCATAGGCGGCGGGATAGATGACGACGTAGCGAACATGATAATCGCGCAGATCTTTTTTCTGCAGTCTGAGGACAAGGAAAAAGAGACTTACATGTATATAAACTCCCCGGGCGGGGTCGTGACGGCGGGACTGGCCATATACGATACGATGCAGTATGTCGACATGCCGATATCCACTGTCTGCCTCGGGCAGGCCGCAAGCATGGGCGCGCTGCTGCTGGCCGCGGGCAACAGGGGCAAAAGGTTCGCCCTTCCGAACTCAAGGATGCTGATACACCAGCCGCTGGGCGGGGCGCAGGGACAGGCGACCGATATCGAGATACAGGCCCAGGAGATACTTAAGATGAAAAGCCTGGTAAACGAGATCCTTGCAAAGCACACGGGGCAGTCCCTTGAAAAGATTTCAAAAGATACGGACAGGGATTTTTACATGTCACCCGTTGAAGCTCTGAAATACGGGTTGATTGATAAAATACTGGAACCAAATAAATTAAAGAAGTTCGGCGAGACCGTAAAAGGCAAAAAATAA
- the lon gene encoding endopeptidase La, whose protein sequence is MEKPEKSPAAQFEWKDELPLIPLRNMVVFPQMIVPLFIGRSKSVKALEDTLEKERLVVFASQKSEDIEEPAPKDICTIGTLAEVVQMLALPDGTTKILVEGVTRVKLDSFTQDSPYYKVKISKIPEPVEVTVEVEAMLRVVIKKFENYVKLNKRIPSETLMSIINVENPGRLADLIASYLTLKVDEKQAILESIVLSKRLKKLTEILDKEIEVLEVEKKLQGRVRKQIDKVQKEYYLKEKLRAIQEELGVEDEESGPEVAEYRKKLEVAKLPEEVKEKAFKELERLAKMPSMVAESTVIRTYLDWIIDLPWKKKTKSKIDINEVEKILNEDHYGLDKVKERIAEYFAVLQRTGKMGGTILCLVGPPGVGKTSIGKSIARAIGRKFVRISLGGIRDEAEIRGHRRTYVGSLPGRIIQSIAKGRVNNPVFLLDEIDKLGTDFRGDPSAALLEVLDPEMNKEFSDHYLEVPFDLSDVFFITTANTVEPIPRPLRDRMELIEMSGYTEEEKLGIAKGFLVPREIEKHGLSKDMIKFDDEALFSIIREYTREAGVRNLERMIETICRKIATAAVKNNKDEKMNVKKKDLAGYLGPFRYRFGIAEEKDQVGVSTGLVWTEVGGDTTPVEVTAMRGRGNLTLTGMLGDVMQESAKAAMSFVRSRAEALGIDEAFYRKTDIHVHVPEGAVPKDGPSAGITIAAALASALSGIPVKKDIAMTGEITLRGRVLPIGGLKEKLLAARRAGMKKVILPEDNRKDLAEVQEQIKQDLNMEFIFVKHMDEVLRSALVNVPKGLLEKKQEKEEPGPKEKTIPIAAKTPRQIDTQLSN, encoded by the coding sequence ATGGAAAAGCCCGAAAAGAGCCCGGCGGCTCAGTTCGAGTGGAAGGACGAGCTTCCTCTTATCCCTTTGAGGAACATGGTCGTCTTTCCGCAGATGATAGTGCCTCTTTTCATCGGCAGGAGCAAATCCGTCAAAGCGCTCGAAGACACGCTTGAAAAAGAACGCCTCGTTGTTTTTGCCTCGCAAAAGTCCGAGGACATTGAAGAGCCCGCGCCCAAAGATATATGCACCATCGGGACCCTTGCCGAGGTAGTTCAAATGCTCGCTCTTCCGGACGGCACTACAAAGATACTTGTCGAAGGCGTCACGAGGGTAAAACTCGATTCGTTCACGCAGGACAGCCCGTATTATAAAGTTAAGATATCAAAGATCCCGGAGCCCGTGGAAGTTACCGTGGAAGTCGAGGCGATGCTGAGGGTGGTGATAAAGAAGTTCGAGAACTACGTCAAACTTAACAAAAGGATCCCGTCCGAGACACTGATGTCGATAATCAACGTGGAAAACCCGGGGAGGCTCGCGGACCTTATCGCTTCCTACCTTACATTGAAAGTGGACGAAAAGCAGGCGATACTCGAATCGATCGTCCTTTCAAAAAGGCTGAAAAAACTCACGGAGATACTTGATAAGGAGATCGAAGTCCTGGAAGTCGAGAAAAAACTGCAGGGCAGGGTGCGCAAGCAGATAGACAAGGTCCAAAAAGAATATTATTTAAAAGAAAAGCTCCGTGCCATACAGGAAGAGCTCGGAGTGGAGGACGAAGAATCCGGTCCGGAAGTGGCGGAATACAGGAAAAAACTGGAAGTCGCCAAGCTTCCGGAGGAAGTGAAGGAGAAAGCGTTCAAGGAGCTTGAAAGACTGGCCAAAATGCCTTCGATGGTGGCGGAATCGACAGTGATCAGGACGTATCTCGACTGGATCATAGACCTTCCATGGAAGAAAAAAACAAAAAGCAAGATAGACATCAACGAGGTGGAAAAGATCCTTAACGAGGACCATTACGGGCTTGATAAGGTGAAAGAGAGGATAGCCGAATATTTCGCGGTTCTGCAGAGGACGGGAAAGATGGGCGGCACCATACTTTGCCTGGTCGGCCCCCCGGGAGTAGGCAAGACCTCCATCGGAAAATCGATCGCCAGGGCGATAGGCAGGAAGTTCGTAAGGATCTCGCTCGGCGGCATCAGGGACGAGGCGGAGATCAGGGGGCACAGGCGCACTTATGTCGGTTCCCTTCCCGGCAGGATAATACAATCTATCGCCAAAGGGCGGGTAAACAACCCTGTTTTCCTTCTTGACGAGATAGATAAGCTTGGCACGGATTTTAGGGGCGATCCTTCGGCAGCGCTGCTCGAAGTTCTTGATCCGGAGATGAACAAAGAATTCTCGGACCATTATCTTGAAGTGCCGTTCGACCTTTCGGACGTGTTCTTCATCACTACGGCGAACACGGTCGAGCCCATCCCGCGTCCTTTGAGGGACAGGATGGAGCTTATCGAGATGTCGGGTTATACCGAAGAAGAAAAACTGGGCATAGCAAAAGGGTTCCTGGTGCCGAGGGAGATAGAAAAACACGGTCTGTCAAAGGACATGATCAAATTCGACGATGAAGCGCTGTTTTCGATCATAAGGGAATATACGAGGGAAGCGGGTGTCAGGAACCTCGAGAGGATGATAGAGACTATCTGCAGGAAGATCGCGACAGCCGCCGTCAAGAATAATAAAGACGAGAAGATGAACGTGAAAAAGAAAGACCTTGCCGGATATCTGGGCCCGTTCAGGTACAGGTTCGGGATAGCCGAAGAAAAGGACCAGGTGGGTGTCTCCACGGGACTTGTCTGGACCGAGGTCGGAGGCGACACGACGCCGGTCGAGGTGACCGCGATGCGCGGAAGAGGCAATCTCACTCTTACGGGAATGCTGGGCGATGTGATGCAGGAAAGCGCCAAGGCGGCGATGAGCTTTGTCAGGTCCCGCGCGGAAGCTCTCGGAATAGATGAAGCGTTCTACAGGAAGACGGACATACACGTGCATGTTCCCGAAGGAGCTGTCCCGAAAGACGGTCCTTCCGCGGGAATAACGATAGCTGCCGCGCTTGCTTCAGCCCTGTCCGGAATCCCGGTGAAGAAAGATATAGCGATGACCGGAGAGATAACTCTGCGGGGCAGGGTGCTGCCTATCGGCGGGCTTAAGGAAAAACTTCTCGCGGCAAGGCGCGCGGGCATGAAAAAGGTGATACTTCCGGAAGATAACAGAAAAGACCTGGCGGAAGTCCAGGAACAGATAAAACAGGACCTCAACATGGAATTCATTTTTGTTAAGCACATGGACGAAGTTTTAAGGAGCGCTCTGGTCAATGTCCCCAAAGGGCTCCTTGAAAAAAAACAGGAAAAAGAAGAGCCCGGGCCGAAAGAAAAGACGATCCCTATTGCAGCAAAAACCCCGCGGCAGATAGATACCCAGTTGTCCAACTAA
- the ileS gene encoding isoleucine--tRNA ligase codes for MEYKNTLNLPSTDFPIKANFKEKEPEFLKYWESSGLYQKMQEGRSANKYILHDGPPYPNGDIHLGHALNKILKDIVVKFRAMEGYSVPFVPGWDCHGLPIETQLIKELSVRRSSLSVPEFRQKCRQYALKYVDIQKEQFKRLGIIAKWDGPYLTLDKDYEAGVIELFGKLADGGYVYKSLKPIHWCPNCETALAEAEIEYEDDPSPSIFVRFKVKNTKSKNKVVEEVLSTGPSNFIIWTTTPWTLPSNVAIAVHPGYDYDIVRHGNEMYVIAHDLLDRAAQLMKWPQEDYSIVSGFKGRDLEGIVCSHPFIDRESVVVLDEFVTLESGTGCVHIAPGHGEEDYKVGLIYKLPIIMPVDGKGLFTDDVPKYSGVHVWKANPLILEEMKENGSLLASDTVKHQYPHCWRCKKPIIFRATEQWFISVDHNNLRQTALDEISHTKWFPSWGENRINGMVKTRPDWCISRQRSWGIPIPAFYCLTCGKPNFKGAFNKAAVETVKKEGTDAWFIKEAKDILPAKIKCEFCGGSEFRKETDIMDVWLESGSSHYSVLKSDPKVFSWPADLYLEGSDQHRGWFQTSLLTAVAVFKKAPFKAVLTHGFTVDEKGKKMSKSLGNIVDPQTVVREYGADVLRLWVASTDFRNDMAVSRNILKQINEGFSKIRNTCRFLLSNINDFDPEKDRVEHQKLKEIDKYILFKLEGLIQKIHKSYDEFEFHTVYHCLYGFCVNDLSAFYLNIIKDRLYCDSKGSVSRRAAQTTVHELLTAIIRIMAPVLSFTAEELFRRIRDKGPNRGEDKESVFQQKLPEPGQRNFNKDLQIKWDRIIAVRGEVYKKIEELRIAKTVNQTTECDADISLKESDYKILSSVAADLADIFMVSSVIINTGSGLSVNVKKTGNKKCERCWKYLDSVGRHEEHPTLCARCTDAVKTGGKSDG; via the coding sequence ATGGAATACAAAAATACGCTCAATCTTCCGAGTACTGATTTTCCGATCAAAGCTAATTTCAAGGAAAAAGAGCCTGAGTTCTTAAAATACTGGGAAAGTTCCGGTTTATATCAAAAAATGCAGGAAGGCAGGTCCGCGAATAAATACATCCTGCACGATGGTCCGCCTTACCCTAACGGTGATATCCATCTCGGACACGCGCTTAACAAGATCCTCAAGGATATAGTCGTCAAGTTCAGGGCAATGGAGGGATACTCTGTCCCGTTCGTGCCGGGCTGGGACTGCCACGGGCTGCCGATAGAGACGCAGTTGATAAAAGAACTTAGCGTCAGGAGATCGTCCCTGTCGGTCCCCGAGTTCAGGCAGAAATGCAGGCAGTACGCCCTTAAATATGTAGATATCCAAAAAGAACAGTTCAAAAGGCTCGGAATAATCGCGAAATGGGACGGACCGTACCTTACGCTGGATAAAGATTACGAAGCCGGAGTGATAGAACTCTTCGGAAAGCTTGCGGATGGCGGTTATGTTTATAAATCCCTGAAGCCGATACACTGGTGCCCTAACTGCGAGACCGCGCTTGCCGAAGCGGAGATAGAGTATGAAGATGATCCTTCGCCTTCGATATTTGTCAGGTTCAAAGTAAAAAATACAAAGTCAAAAAATAAGGTCGTGGAAGAGGTCCTGAGTACAGGCCCTTCGAACTTCATCATCTGGACGACGACGCCGTGGACGCTTCCTTCGAACGTGGCGATAGCGGTACATCCCGGCTATGACTATGACATTGTCAGGCACGGAAATGAGATGTATGTGATCGCTCATGACCTTTTGGACCGGGCGGCGCAGCTTATGAAATGGCCGCAGGAGGATTACAGCATTGTTTCCGGTTTCAAGGGCAGGGATCTTGAAGGCATCGTCTGCAGCCATCCGTTCATCGACAGGGAATCTGTTGTTGTCCTGGACGAGTTCGTCACGCTGGAATCCGGAACAGGCTGCGTGCATATAGCCCCGGGCCACGGCGAGGAAGATTACAAAGTCGGCCTTATATATAAACTTCCGATCATTATGCCCGTCGACGGCAAGGGGCTCTTTACGGACGATGTTCCGAAGTATTCGGGCGTCCATGTCTGGAAAGCAAATCCGCTGATACTTGAAGAGATGAAAGAGAACGGGTCTCTCCTCGCGTCTGACACGGTAAAACACCAGTATCCGCATTGCTGGAGATGCAAAAAACCGATCATATTCAGGGCCACGGAACAGTGGTTCATAAGTGTAGACCATAATAATCTGAGGCAGACGGCACTGGATGAAATATCACACACAAAGTGGTTCCCTTCCTGGGGCGAGAACAGGATAAACGGGATGGTCAAGACAAGGCCCGACTGGTGCATATCGCGCCAGCGGTCATGGGGTATACCGATACCGGCGTTCTACTGTCTGACCTGCGGCAAGCCTAATTTCAAAGGAGCTTTTAACAAGGCAGCGGTTGAAACGGTCAAAAAAGAAGGTACTGATGCCTGGTTCATAAAAGAAGCAAAAGATATCCTGCCGGCCAAAATAAAGTGCGAGTTCTGCGGCGGCAGCGAGTTCAGGAAAGAGACCGACATAATGGATGTATGGCTTGAATCGGGTTCCAGTCATTACAGTGTCCTTAAGTCGGACCCGAAGGTATTCTCATGGCCGGCCGATCTTTATCTTGAAGGAAGCGACCAGCACAGGGGCTGGTTCCAGACATCACTGCTGACTGCGGTAGCGGTGTTTAAAAAAGCTCCTTTCAAGGCGGTACTCACGCACGGCTTTACCGTGGATGAAAAAGGCAAAAAGATGAGCAAATCCCTCGGCAATATCGTGGACCCGCAGACGGTCGTCAGGGAATACGGCGCCGATGTGCTCAGGTTATGGGTGGCATCTACCGATTTCAGGAACGACATGGCGGTCTCTAGAAATATATTGAAGCAGATAAACGAAGGATTTTCCAAGATCAGGAACACCTGCAGGTTCCTTCTCAGCAACATCAATGATTTCGACCCGGAAAAGGACCGCGTGGAACATCAAAAGCTCAAAGAGATCGACAAATATATTTTATTTAAACTTGAAGGGCTTATTCAAAAAATCCATAAGTCCTATGATGAGTTTGAATTCCATACAGTCTACCACTGCCTGTACGGGTTTTGCGTCAACGATCTCAGCGCTTTCTATCTGAACATCATAAAAGACCGGCTTTACTGCGACAGCAAGGGGTCCGTGTCGCGAAGAGCGGCGCAGACCACCGTTCACGAATTGCTTACGGCGATCATCAGGATAATGGCGCCGGTATTAAGTTTTACGGCGGAGGAGCTGTTTCGGAGGATCAGGGACAAAGGGCCAAACAGGGGGGAAGATAAGGAGAGCGTATTTCAACAAAAATTGCCTGAACCCGGTCAGCGTAATTTTAACAAGGATCTGCAAATAAAATGGGACAGGATAATAGCCGTCAGGGGAGAAGTTTATAAAAAAATCGAAGAGCTTAGGATAGCCAAGACAGTGAATCAGACCACGGAATGCGACGCGGATATCAGCCTGAAAGAAAGCGACTATAAGATAT